Part of the SAR202 cluster bacterium genome is shown below.
CCATCAGCTCAGCGGCCTTACTTGCCTCGCAACGCCCCTCCAGAACAAGGTTCAGTATCTGTGCTCTCTTCGCTTCTCGCTCGGTCAAATGTAGTCCTCTCATGGACTGACATATTCACTGAGCAGTCACCTACTGACAATATCACTGAGCAAAGACATTCACCGACGATACCGTTGAGACTGCGATTCTCGATGTGATACGCCAGGCCAAGCAGTTCATCGTGCTGGTTTCGCCATACAACAGGTTCTGGCAACACCTTAGAAACGAACTCACCCTGGCTCTTCAACGAAGAGTACCGATCACTGCGATTTACCGTGACGACGAACCCAGTGAAGACATGGAATGGCTGCTGGGGATGGGAGCAACCGTCATTTCTGTGGACAGGTTGCATGCGAAGCTCTTTCTTAACGAGTCTTATGTAATCCTCACCTCAATGAACCTCGTCGAAACGTCGTCCAAGAACTCCCGGGAAATCGCCATACGAGTTGACGGCGGTCCTAACAGTGTCGCCGTCAGGGACTACGTCCACAAGCAATTGATTCCGCTCGGCCGTAGGGTGGAGTTGCAACCTCTACGAAGCAAAGTCGCTGACGCCAGAACACAGCCTGACCGTTCTCGACCCAATGCGAAGGGCATATCCGCACCGGCAAGGTCGGGCAGCACTGGCCTCGGCGGGCGATGCATTCGATGCAAAGGCTCTATTCCCTTCGACCCGGCAAAGCCATATTGCTCGGAGTGCTATGGGTTTTGGAGCCAGACGCAAGATCGAGCGTTCATAGAGCTTTGCTGTCATAGGTGCGGGCAGAACGCCACTACCTCGTTCGCAAGGCCCCAGTGCGAAGAGTGCTATAGCGCCAACAGGTAGGAGTCGGTCTATAGGGTCAATGAGCGACGTGACTTGTAGACATTGGGCGGTTTGCACACCATCGCCTAGTCACACGTAGCTTGCCAGGAGGGAGAAATGGTGCTCGATTACGAGGTTACTACGGATGACTTCGTCAAATTCAGTCTGTACCACTATAAAAACTCTCCAACCTATCAGCGCCAAATTCTAATGGGACGACTCCTAAATGCGTTTGTTTTCGTCGCTGTCGTTATGGGGATTGGGCTTGCTATCTCCCCACTCCTAGATTTGGGATGGGGAATTGCTTTGGTCGCTTGGGGCGTCCCGGCGGTCCTGGGCGCGATAGCCGCGTTTCTGGTTTTCCCTCGTCTCTCTGACCAAAAACTGCGAAAACTCCTACCTAAACTTATGGATGAAGGTAAGAACGATGGTGTAACGGGAAAACAGTGTATCAATGTAACCCCGGAAGCGATTATTAACCGGCCCTCCATCGGAGACCATAGGGTACCTTGGATGTCGGTGGAGAGGCTGGTGCAGACCTCTGATCACGTATTAATTTATGTCGGTTCGATGAGTGCCGCGATAATCCGTCTGAATTTCTTTGCTACGGATGAGGATCTCCTTGCCTTCATAGAGACGATTAAGCGATATTACGGGGCTGCTACCGGAAAGTCTCTGCCGACCGTGGTGGCCTGAATGTGACAACTCGCAACTGCGCCGGACTAGTCCGTTTTGCCTAGACACGCCACACATTTGCGTCATATGCATCGCATCGCTATGCCCTAGACTGACCGGACAACGAGTTGCGTGGTGCAGCCCAATTAACAATCAGGGTGAGCCGTTGCAGGAAGAACGGACGGAACACGAAGAGCGGGACCGGACTGCCTCCCCCGATACGGAAGGGGACCAGGTGGTCGCGACAGCGCGGAAGGAGACGGACGAAAGGAAGGCCGGGGATGCGGACGCGCGACGGCAGGGGGCGCAAGGGGGGGACCGGGGCGATTCGCTGGTGCGCATAATCGAGCGGGCGCGATTCCCAAGCAAGCGCGCAGGCCTGATAAGGCTGCCGTTCAGAGTCAAGAGCAAAGGGTAGGAGACTTGTTACCAGGGGCGTCTCGGGGACGCCCCATTATTTTTGTACGCCTGCCGCCTTACACGAGCACAGAGACTTCGTGCAGCTCAGTCAGGTCCTTCGCGCCTGCGATGTCCACGCGGACCTTAAGGCCCCACTTCATCTCGGCGCGGCCTGCATGGGGAGGCTCGTGGGGGTCTATGGGGACGCGAACGCTAAACACATACGTCTTCCCGCGCTCAAGGCTTTTGTCCCATATGAAAGCCACGCTGTTGTTCAGGGTCGATGTGACGTGCTCGTCCACCTGCATCCGGGTCTTGGGGAACGCTCCCGTCTCCGCCACGTAGCCCTCGCCGTACATGCCCGGTACGTGCTGCATCACGTGGTCGGTCGAGGTTACCCCGTAGCGCTCCACCCATCTCTCCTCAACCACCAGTTCCAGCCGGGCCTCGCGGACATGGCAGTCTATCTTCGCGTAGACCTTGCACTTCACGTCTATGTGCTCTCCCAGGCTATAGGCCCGGCTATCGAAACTCACCTCGATATCTACCGGCTTCAGCAGGCTGACTCCCATGGCGACGCTCCTTTGCCCCTGATTTGAGCTTTGCTACGCGGGACCTGTAGTTCCCTAATCGTAGCCCGCCGGGCGTCAACAAAAGATAAACAGGAGCGCCCCTGCCGTGAAGATCGGCGTGAAGACGGCAGTTAGCAGTCGGCAGTTGGCAGTCGGCCAATCCAACAGCCGTAGTGGCCGCGATGCATCTGGGCTCCTCCATATCCTACGCTCACTGCCGACTGCCGACTGCCGTCTGTTGGTCTGGCCGACTGCCGACTGCTGACTGCCTACTGCCGTCTTATTGGCTCCTTCCACGGGTATATCCCGTCCTTATACACACCCGGACCCAGCTTGAAGTGCTTGGCCTGCTCCAGCGTCTCAACGAACGGCATGTTGGGATCGAACCAGCGGTCCGGCGTCCTGGGCCGAGGCCCCGCCTTGGAGACGCTGCCGAACGCCGGCCGGCCGATCACCTCCTCCAGCATCCACACCACGTCGATGAGCCTGTCCATGTCTACGCCGGTCGGGATGCCCATGCCCTCCAGCATGTGCACGAAGTCCTCGGTCGCCATCATCCCGGTGGCCCGGCCGGTCCCGCAGTACGGGCACCCGCCGATGCCCCCGATGGTGCCGTCGAGTATGAGGGTACAGGGTACGGGGTTCGGGGCACGGGACGAGGGGTGCTGGGTGCTGGGTGCTGGGTGATGGGGAACAGCCGAAGTCTGCTCCGATTTGTTCCTCTCCCTCAGGGAGAGGCCTACGGGGCCTTGACCGTAGGGTGAGGGTGTCGGCTGTTCGGATGTCCCACCGTCCCTCGTACCCTGTACCCCGTACCCCGGCACGCCCTGCTTGCCGAGCGCCCGCATCGCCGCGTAGGCGGAGACCAGCGCCATGCCGCGCGCGTCGTGCAGGTGTAAGTAGAACCGCGTGATGTGCGGCCACCGCCCCCGGATGGCGTATATCTGCTCCTCCACGCGGTGCGGCGTTGTCCACGCCATCGGGTCGTACGCCGAGAACTGCGTCACCGGTATGCCCGCCTCGTCCCACAACGCGTGCGCCCGCTCAAGCATGTCCATGCGCTGAGGCAGGGTGAACTCGCCGGTGAAGTTGGAGCCCCACGCGGCGGCGACGGCGATCGCCGCCTCCTTCACGCCGCGCTCCTTCGCCTTCGCGACGGTCTTCGGCCAGCTCTCCAGCTCCAGCGCCTGCGAGCGGTTGAAGTTGCGCCGCACGAACACGTCGCACAAATGCACGTTCAGCGTGGGCCGGTCGTCCTCTATCGTCAGCGGCGGCACGAACCTGCGCGCCCGCTCGTACGACATTTCGTTCACCAGCAGAGCGGTGTACTTGACGCCCGGCTTCGGAGTGAAGCGCTCCAGCACCTCCTCTATCTTCGCCATCTGCGGGGTGTACTTCGGGCTCACGAACGAGCCCGCGACTATATGCTTCAGCCCCGTCTCCCCCAGGGCGTTGAGCAGCCGCACCTTGTCGTCCACGGATATAGCCGCGCTCTCTATCTGCATCCCCTCCCGCATCCCCTCCTCCCGGTACTCGATCAGGGGCCACGCGAACTCCATACTCACACCTCCGCGACAGGATCAACGGGCACCCGCCCGGGGAATAGGGTATGGTCCCAACGGCCCAAAGGCAAGCGGCCCACCGGCAGTCCGGGTATGGTGTTGGCACGATGCTGCAAATGAGTAACACCACGTACGTATTTCAAGCGCAGGTACGATAAACTTCTGTCAAGCAGCCGGTGTCCGGGGTCCGGAATGGGCCGGGGCCGCGCATTTCGAATGATGAACAAGAGGACCAATGAGTATAGGACCCGAGATGCCGGGGCAAGCCATGGCAGGTGGCGAAACGGGGGCCGCTGCCCCACTGCGCGTACTGGTGGTGGACGACGAGGACACAGTCCGCACAGTGGTGGCGCGCATGCTCCAGGTGGACAACCACCAGGTGGATGCCTGCGGCTCCGGTCGCGAGGCTATCTCCATCTTCATGAGCGGCAAGTTCGATCTGGTAGTCACAGACCGCGCGATGCCCGGCATGATCGGCGACGAGCTTGCCGTGCGCCTCAGTGCGCTCGACCCTGACGTGCCTATCCTGATGCTGACCGGCTACGGCGAGTTGATGGCCGACCGGGAGCCCCCCCCCGCGGGCGTGACGATGGTGCTCTCCAAGCCGGTCGGCATCGAGCGCCTGCGACAGGCCGTTGCGGCGGTGGCCGGCAAGCGCGGGGACGCGAAGGCGTGAAGCATTACGTACGTGTAACCGCGTAGGTAGATTGGCGTTGACCACGGTAGTATAGTAATCGACAGATGACCACTCCAGCGTCCCAGATAAGGCTTCCGAACCTCGGCGTCCACACCACATACCCCATCGAATGGGTCCTGGTGGGCGGCCGCTTTGCCGGCGCGGCCGGGCTGGTCGCTGCCAGCACGATCGGCTTCCAGGGGGCGCTGGACGGACGGGTGCTGTTGACGCTTGCCGCCATTGCGGCGCTCTACAACTCGGCGGTCATCGATCTCCTTATCCGTCGCAGGCTCATGCCCGCCTTTGCCGTCGGCGTCGCGCTGGACAACGCGATGTGCCTGGCAGCGGCCTACATGGCAGGGGCGCAGGGGAGCGAGCAAGACCTCTACCTCGGCCTCTTCCTCCTCCTCAGCATGATGGGCATTCGTTTGGGATTCCGATTGGGACTGGTGCTGACCGCGCTCTGGCTCGCCGCCATGGCCTATTTCACACTGGCTTACTACCCGCAGGGCAGCTATGTTGTGGAGCAGCTCCCGCTCAGGCTCGTGTTCCTGGGCGCGGCATCCGTCGTCACAATCAGGATCTCGTCATGGCTGCGGCAAGATATAGAAAGGGCTGAGGAGGTCATCAAGCGCTACCGCCCGCTCTACGAGGACCTGAGCGACGCAATTATCGTTACGGACAGTCGCGGCTACTTCGTTGATATCAACCGGTCGGCCAGGCGGTTGCTTGATATTCCAGGGGCCTTCGAGGGCAGGCGTTTTGAGCAGCACGTCGCAAACAACGACCTCCCGGATTTTCACCACGCTTTCGAGCGCGTTCTTGCCGACACCCCAATGCTGACCGATGTTGACCTCCTGACGGCAACGGGCAAGACATTGCCGGTAGAGGTCACCGGCAGCCTGGTCCGCTCCGGCGGATCGGCATTGTGCTGCTTCGTGGCCAGAGACATTTCGGCGCGCAAGAAGAAGCTGGACGAAGAGACGCTCCACGAAAGAATGCGCGCGCTGGGACAGATATCAAGCGGGCTCGCCCACGACCTTAACAACGCGCTGACGCCGATCCTGGGCTTCAGCGAGATGCTGCTCTCTAGCCCGCGCACCCTTGACGACAAGCAGCAGGCGATGCGCGATATCGGGATGATACGCAAGGCGGCGGAGGAGGCGATGAGCGTTGTCCGCCGCGTGCGCGACTTCTACCGGCCGCGCGCGGCGTCCGAAGAGTTGAAAGACGTCGACCTCGCGGACGTGGTCAACGAGACCGTTGCGCTCACGCAGCCCAAGTGGAAGGACGAGGCCCTGGCTAGGAACGTCACCATCACCGTCAGGACGGCCTTGGGCGATGCGCCGAAGGTCAACGGCGACAAGTATGCCCTGGTGAACGCGCTGGCCAACCTGGTCATCAACTCGGTGGAGGAGATGCCGGAGGGCGGCGTAATTACGATCTCGCTACAGGGCGTCTCGGGCAAGGCAGTGCTCTCGGTTGCGGACACGGGCGTGGGCATGACGGACGAGGTGAGGGAGCGGGCAATGGAGCCGTTCATGACCACCAAGTTCGGCCACGGCACCGGGCTGGGGCTGGCAATGGTGTACGGCGCGGTCCTCCGCCACGGCGGGCAAGTATCGATAGCGAGCCGCGTCGGGCAGGGGACGACCGTGACGATAGAGATCCCCGCCGCGCCCGGGACGTCGCACGCCGTCGAGCACGGCCAGGCCGCGAAGGGCAGGGCGCTCCGCGTGCTGATCGTCGATGACGAGGCCGTGGTGCGATCGGTTCTGTGCCGCATGCTGGAGATGGACGGGCACAAGGTGGAGGCGGCGGAAAGCGGCGCTGAGGCCCTGGACCTTCTGGAGAAGGGCAAGTTCGATCTTATGATTACGGACCGCGCCATGCCCAGGATGAATGGGGACTCCCTGGCGATTAAGGTAAAGGAATTGAGGCCCGCGATGCCCGTTTTAATGCTCACCGGGTTCGGGGAGATCATGCAGGGCGACGGGGAGCGGCCGGCTGCGATAGACATGGTGCTGGCCAAGCCGATCACGGTGGAGACGCTCCGGGCCGCCCTTGCGAAGGTGGTATGATGGCAGTCAGCAGTAGACAGAGGCAGCAGTGGGCAGTTAGCAGTGGGCAGTGAGCAAACAGCCAACAATCGGCTGTCGGCTGTTAGTCTGGCCGACTGCTCACTGTTCACTGCCCACTGCTAACTGCTTACTGCTGTCCCCCAGGTGACATACGTGCAAGTCAAGGTAAGGTTGTTCGCGAGCTATAGAGAGAAGGCTGGCAGGCCGGAGGTAGAGCTGGACCTGCCGGACGGCGCAACGGCGGGTGACGCCGCGCGGGAGGTGGTGCGCCGGTACCCGCGCGTCACGGGCGACCCATCGAAGCTGGTGATAGCCGTGAACCACGAATATGCAACCCACGCCGCGCCGCTCCGCCACGGCGACGAAGTAGCCCTCATCCCGCCGGTGAGCGGGGGTTCGGGGGAGACCTCGCCTTCGTCTCCCCCCACGGGGGAGACCACAGAGGGGGTCTTCGTCCTCATTACTGACGCGCCCCTTGACCCGGAGGCGCTCACCGAGCGTGTGCGGCGCGATTCCGCCGGCGCGGTGGTCACCTTCCTGGGCACAACGCGGGACAACTCCATAGGCCGCAAGGTGCTCCACCTCGAGTACGAGGCCTACCGGCCGATGGCGGACAACAAGCTGGCGGAGATCATCGCCGAGATGCGCGCCCGGTGGCCGCTGGAGGTTGTGGCCATCGCCCACCGGCTCGGCAGGCTGGAGATTTCCGAGATCAGCCTCGTCGTCGCCGTCTCCTCCCCGCACCGCAAGGACGCCTTCGCCGCGTGCATGTACAGCGTGGACCGCATCAAGCAGACCGTCCCCATCTGGAAGAAAGAGTTCTTCGTCGGCGGCGAGGTCTGGATCGAAAGCCCCGAAGACGTAGCGATGCGCGAGTCGCAGGCGAATAAGCCAAAGGAAGAGTCATCACGAAAGAGTTGACCACGGAAAGGCACCCTTGCCCGGTTCACCGTGTTGATTGATGTCCGGGAGTTTGGCCGCATCGCAGAGCCCTGAAATGCCCCGGTCATTAAGGCCAGCGTGCCTCAGCAAAGCCAATGCAATGTCCACTGCACGCCCGTGGGGTTGGGCCGGATTTGGGGAGCCCTGAAAGGGCGGGCTATCTCAGCCCAGGGTGGAGTGCCGGAGGCTCTGCGAAGGCACGCAGCCCTGGGTTCCGGATCGAACAGATTCAGAGCCCTGAAAGGGCGACCTACTCTCAGGCCAACCTCAGGACTGCCAAGTCAATGCCTCAATCCCTTTCCCGAATCCTTGTTCACCTGGTGTTCAGCACCAAAGACCGGGCGCCGTTATTGAGACAACCACTTCGGGATGAACTCTTCGTTTACCTCGGAGGAGTTCTGAGAGAGCACGGCTGCCAGCCAATCAAGATCGGCGGCGTCGAAGACCACGTTCACGTATTCTTTGGGCTTTCCAGGACCATGTCGTTATCGGAAGCCGTCGGGCTCGTGAAGACGAGCTCTTCCAGGTGGGTCAAATCGAAAGGGGCAGCGTATTCGGATTTCGCGTGGCAGGCCGGGTATGGAGCGTTCTCCGTCAGCCAATCGTCGGCCGATGCCGTCGCCTCGTATGTCGCAGCGCAGGAGGAGCACCACAGGGCACGAGATTTTCGGGATGAGTTCCGGGGCCTTCTGGTGCGCCATAACGTTGAGTTCGATGAAAGGTATTTGTGGGAGTAACCCTGTGAGAACGGGTGTCGCGTTGGGGAGGACAGAGAGTAGGTCGCCCTTTCAGGGCTCTTTATCTTTTCGGTCCGATGACCCAGGGCTGCGTGCCTTCGCAAAGCCTTCGGCACTCCGCCCTGGGCTGAGATAGCCCGCGCCTTCAGCGCTCCCCAAGTCAACCCCGCCCCGTGGGCGTTCAATGTTACCTTGTGAACAGGGTCTTGTCGACAATCTTCTGCCCGGCTTCACCAGCCAAGTAGCAGTGCGCACTCCTACGGTTCTTGTCTTGGGACTTCTGGACCGTTTTCAATTACGAGTGGATTCGAAAGTCTCGGTGACACGAAACGGTCCCACGCAAGCACCGACCGCACTGTCCAGCCAGAGTCACGACTGCGGCGAATCTGTGCGACGTTTCTGGAGTATTGTCACGGTTTTGTGCATAATGCGACCGCTCGACTTTGCGTCTAGGAATTGGTGAACGTTCACGGAGGCCAAAATGGATCCAGCGACCCTATCGGCATCGTTGTCTCTCGTCACTGCTGCCACGGGCCTTATCTATAAGGGAGTATCTGAGCTTCTCGACCAGAGCAAACGCAAACGTGTTGAGAACGAGACCCAACAGACCGCCACGACTATTGAGCAACTCAAGTCCCGCATCGCCGATCTGGAGGCGAACGAGGCCAAGCAGGCGGAGTACCTCGGGCAGATGGCGGCGCAGTTAGATGCGCTGGCTAAAGCCAGCCGCGCGCTGGCGGGCAGGGTGGCGCTCCTTACAGCTGTCTCCATCGTCGCCACGCTCGTCGCACTCGCCGCCGTGGTCGTTGCGATGGTCCGGTGATTGTGCCCAATTTCACAAGCGAAGGTACCATATGTCCGCGGCTCGGCTTGAACGGCCCGTCAGAGTCGTATTTGGCCCGAATCTGCTTGTGAAACGGATCGCAAAGTCCGCAGTCGCAAATTACGCTTATATGTGAAAATTTTAGCGAAGTGTTATGGCATCCTGCCTCTGCACATACCCCACTGACGGAAAGGCGTCAGGGAATGGAAGTAATGCTACGAAATACCGCAGACGCTAAACCAATAGTGTCGAAATTCACAAGCATTTGCATTGCGCGCATGGTATCTGTTTGGTATAGTTAGTTACGAGCCGGAGGGATCGCATAGAGGTCTAGTGCGGGCGCCTGCTAAGCGCTTACAGTGGTTTTTAGCCGCTGTCACGGGTTCGAATCCCGTTCCCTCCGCCAGTTACCCTCTTTAACGGGGTCTTAGAGCCCCACCAGGTGTCGGACCAGGGTTAGATGCGAAATTACCACGTCTGGACGATCGGCTGCCAGATGAATAAGGCCGATTCTGAGCGCCTTGAGAGTGCCCTTGGACAGTTGGGCCTCGCCCCCACGGAATCCCCGCAAGAAGCTGACGTTATCGTCCTCAACAGTTGCGTCGTCAGGCAGAGCGCCGAAGACAAGGTAGTCGGCATGCTGGGATTCGTGAAGCCGCTCAAGAACGAAGATAACAAGAAGGTCATCGCCCTCATGGGCTGCATGGTCGGACCCAAGACCGCCGCGCTGGAGCAGAAGTTCCCGTATGTGGATGTCTTCATGCGCCCGCAGCAGTACAGGCCGCTCATCGACCTGCTTGGCGACCGCATGGGCATCGACCCGGAAGGGTGCCTGAGCACCCTCACGGCCGCGCCGAACGTCACCGCGTTCGTGCCAATCATTCACGGCTGCGATAAGTTCTGCACCTTCTGCATCATCCCTTACCGCAGGGGCAGGGAGGTCAGCCGCACCATCGAGGACATCGTCCACGAGACCGAGCTTCTGGCCGCACGTGGCGTCAAGGAAGTTACATTGCTGGGCCAGAACGTCGATTCCTACGGCCACGACCTGGCGGGCGACGTGGACCTGGGCGACCTCCTCAAGGCCGTGCACAGGGTGGACGGGATCGAGCGGATCAGGTTCCTCACTTCGCACCCCAACGACATGAGCGACCACATCATCGAGACCGTCGCCGATATGGAGAAGGTGTGCGAGCACATCAACCTCCCGTTCCAGGCCGGCGATGACGAGGTGCTACAGCGGATGCGCAGGGGTTACACGATCGACGACTACCGGCGGCTGGTGGACAAGATCAGGATCCGTATCCCCAATGTGTCACTGAGCACGGACCTGATAGTGGGCTTCTGCGGGGAGACGGACGCGCAGTTCGAGAACACTCTCAAGCTGCTGCGGGAGGTGCGTTTCGACAAGGTCCACTCCGCGGCGTACTCCACGCGGGAGGGCACAATCGCGGCCCGCACGCTGGAGGACGACGTTCCGCTGGAGGTAAAGCAGGCGCGTCTCAAGGCCGTGGAGGACCTCCAGGCGCAGGTGCAGACCGAGATTAATCGCAAGTTCGACGGCAGGACCGTCGAGGTCCTGGTCGAGGGCGTCAAGCGGGGAACGCCGGAAGGGCGCAACCGCAACGACAAGCTGGTGTACGTGGACGGCGCCGATGAGATGATCGGCAAGGTAGTGAGCGTCAAGATCGAAAAGACCGGCCCCTGGTCTTTGAGGGGCCGATTGGGTTCCATCGCCTGACGGTGAAGCCCGTGCAGGTCCCGGGCTAACGGGACCAGGAGGTTCCAAATGGTCATGCAGTCCGAGTTCACAAAGCGGCCGATGATACCGGTGACTGAGCTTGAGCAGTCCGCCTTCTGCCAGACAGAAGACGAGGAGCTCAAGTCCAAGACACTGGAAGAAGAGTTCAAGGCCGGCGTACGCTGGCAGAAGATCCCCATTTCATACCTCAAGGCAAAGCCGGAGGAGCTGGACGCCCGCATCGCGGCGGCCAAGGCGAAGCTGGGGACGCAGCTCGTCATCCTGGGCCACCACTACCAGCGCAACGAGATCATCAAGCACGCCGACTACCGCGGCGACTCCTTCAAACTGTCGCAGTTCGCCGCCTCGCAGCAGCAGGCGGAGTTCATCGTCTTCTGCGGCGTGCACTTCATGGCCGAGACCGCGGACATCCTCAGCGGGCCTCACCAGAAGGTCATCCTGCCCAACCTCACAGCGGGCTGCTCCATGGCGGACATGGCCCACCAGGACGACGTTGCGGACGCGTGGGACGACCTGACCGAGGTGCTCGGGGACGACGGCGGCATCACGCCGATCACCTACATGAACTCCACGGCGGCGATCAAGGCGCTCTGCGGCCGCAACGGCGGCATCGTCTGCACCTCCTCCAACGCCCCCAGGGCGATGAAGTGGGCTTTCGAGCAGCACAAGCGCGTGCTGTTCCTCCCGGACCAGCACCTGGGCCGCAACACGGCCGTCAAGCTGGGCGTGAAGCCGGAGGAGATGCTCATCTGGAACCCGTTCAAGCCGAAGGGCGGCCACACGGCGGAGGCGCTGCGCGCGGCGAAGGTCATCCTGTGGCAGGGGCACTGCTCCGTCCACACCCGCTTCACCGTACCCCAGATCGAAGAGGCGCGGAAGAAGCACCCGGGCGTGAACATACTCGTCCACCCGGAGTGCACGCGGGAGGTCGTGGACGCCGCGGACTTCAACGGCTCCACGGAGTTCATCATCAAGAAGATAGAGGAATCCCCCGCAGGCAGCGTGTGGGCTGTGGGCACGGAGATCAGCCTGGTCAACCGCATCGCGCAGGAGCACCCGGACAAGACAGTGTTCTGCCTGGACTCGGTGGTCTGCCCTTGCTCCACGATGTACCGCATCCACCCGGCCTACCTGTGCTGGGTGCTTGAGGGCCTCCTGGAGGGCCAGGTGGTCAACCGCATCTCGGTGGACGAGAAGACCGCCGCCGAGGCCCGCGTGGCCCTCGACCGCATGCTGGCCATGCCATAAGAAGAGCGGCGACGAAATTGTAATTCCCAGGAGCCCGCCCCCAAAAGGCGGGCTCTTGCGCAGTGTGCAAATGTTTTTCGTAGCCCGCCCCGATGCATCGGGGCCTGTCTTGCTCGCCAGGATTGCCTGTCGAAGACCCGTGCCCCGATGGAATCGGGGCGGGCTACAGGAGAAAGGCTCCCCCATGCTCCCCATCACCCCCGAGCTTGAAGCGTTCATAGACCGCGCGCTGGCTGAAGACCTCAGCAGCGGCGACCCCACGACAGACAGCCTCATTCCGCAGGACATCCTGGGCAGGGCGAACATCATCCCAAAGGCCGAGGGCGTGCTCGCGGGCGTGGATGTGGCCGTGGCGATCTTCCGGCGGCTGGACCCGCGCCTGGACGCGAACGCGCTGATGTCGGACGGCGCAGCCCTGCGGCCGTGGGTGCGGGAGACCGGCGCGGAAGGTGACGTGGTCGCGGAGGTGCAGGGGCCTGTTGCGTCGATCCTCAAGGCGGAGCGCACCGCGTTGAACATCCTCCAGCACATGAGCGGCGTCGCCACGCAGGTGAGCCGGTACGTGAAGGCCGTGGAGGGCTACAATGTCCGCATCCTTGACACCCGCAAGACCCTGCCCGGCCTTCGCGCGCTGGAAAAGTACGCCGTCACGATGGGCGGAGGCCGCAATCACCGCCGCAACATGGGCGACGGTGTGCTTATCAAGGACAACCACATCGCCATCCTGAAGCAGGCCGGAATGACACTGGCGGAGATCGTGCAGAGGGCGAAGGACAGGGCGCCGCATTCGCTCCGCATCGAGGTGGAGGTTGAGGACCTGGACATGGTCTACGAGGCCGTTGATGCCGGCGCGGAGATATTGCTTCTGGATAACATGCCGCCCGAGGAGATGGCCAAGGCAGTGCGAATAGTGGCGGGCAGGGCGATCACGGAGGCCTCCGGCGGCATCACGCTGGACAACGTGCGGGAAGTCGCCGCAACCGGCGTGGACATGATCTCCATCGGCGCGCTCACGCATTCGGTAAAGGCGCTCGACCTCAGCCTGGACCTGGTGTAGGGGATTTGTCGAGCACCTGCAAACCAAACGTCTCTATATGGAACTTGATGGCAGACTTGACGTCCGCCAGAGCCTCCTCATAGGAGTCGCCTTCGCCAACGACTACCCCATTGAGGCCGAGCGGGTATGCAACGTACCCCTCCGGGTGCTTCTCTACGACGACCTTGAACTGCCTCATTGATGCTCCATTTTGTTGGATAAGCATATTCTACACGGCGTAGCCGGGCCGTTCCCGCCGGTATTCCAGCCCTAGTTCGATGCGATGCAGCTTGGGGAGCCGGGCGAGCCGAGGCCGCCGGAGGGGATGCA
Proteins encoded:
- a CDS encoding YcxB family protein yields the protein MVLDYEVTTDDFVKFSLYHYKNSPTYQRQILMGRLLNAFVFVAVVMGIGLAISPLLDLGWGIALVAWGVPAVLGAIAAFLVFPRLSDQKLRKLLPKLMDEGKNDGVTGKQCINVTPEAIINRPSIGDHRVPWMSVERLVQTSDHVLIYVGSMSAAIIRLNFFATDEDLLAFIETIKRYYGAATGKSLPTVVA
- a CDS encoding citramalate synthase, which gives rise to MEFAWPLIEYREEGMREGMQIESAAISVDDKVRLLNALGETGLKHIVAGSFVSPKYTPQMAKIEEVLERFTPKPGVKYTALLVNEMSYERARRFVPPLTIEDDRPTLNVHLCDVFVRRNFNRSQALELESWPKTVAKAKERGVKEAAIAVAAAWGSNFTGEFTLPQRMDMLERAHALWDEAGIPVTQFSAYDPMAWTTPHRVEEQIYAIRGRWPHITRFYLHLHDARGMALVSAYAAMRALGKQGVPGYGVQGTRDGGTSEQPTPSPYGQGPVGLSLRERNKSEQTSAVPHHPAPSTQHPSSRAPNPVPCTLILDGTIGGIGGCPYCGTGRATGMMATEDFVHMLEGMGIPTGVDMDRLIDVVWMLEEVIGRPAFGSVSKAGPRPRTPDRWFDPNMPFVETLEQAKHFKLGPGVYKDGIYPWKEPIRRQ
- a CDS encoding response regulator; the encoded protein is MSIGPEMPGQAMAGGETGAAAPLRVLVVDDEDTVRTVVARMLQVDNHQVDACGSGREAISIFMSGKFDLVVTDRAMPGMIGDELAVRLSALDPDVPILMLTGYGELMADREPPPAGVTMVLSKPVGIERLRQAVAAVAGKRGDAKA
- a CDS encoding response regulator, with protein sequence MTTPASQIRLPNLGVHTTYPIEWVLVGGRFAGAAGLVAASTIGFQGALDGRVLLTLAAIAALYNSAVIDLLIRRRLMPAFAVGVALDNAMCLAAAYMAGAQGSEQDLYLGLFLLLSMMGIRLGFRLGLVLTALWLAAMAYFTLAYYPQGSYVVEQLPLRLVFLGAASVVTIRISSWLRQDIERAEEVIKRYRPLYEDLSDAIIVTDSRGYFVDINRSARRLLDIPGAFEGRRFEQHVANNDLPDFHHAFERVLADTPMLTDVDLLTATGKTLPVEVTGSLVRSGGSALCCFVARDISARKKKLDEETLHERMRALGQISSGLAHDLNNALTPILGFSEMLLSSPRTLDDKQQAMRDIGMIRKAAEEAMSVVRRVRDFYRPRAASEELKDVDLADVVNETVALTQPKWKDEALARNVTITVRTALGDAPKVNGDKYALVNALANLVINSVEEMPEGGVITISLQGVSGKAVLSVADTGVGMTDEVRERAMEPFMTTKFGHGTGLGLAMVYGAVLRHGGQVSIASRVGQGTTVTIEIPAAPGTSHAVEHGQAAKGRALRVLIVDDEAVVRSVLCRMLEMDGHKVEAAESGAEALDLLEKGKFDLMITDRAMPRMNGDSLAIKVKELRPAMPVLMLTGFGEIMQGDGERPAAIDMVLAKPITVETLRAALAKVV
- the moaD gene encoding molybdopterin converting factor subunit 1 — translated: MQVKVRLFASYREKAGRPEVELDLPDGATAGDAAREVVRRYPRVTGDPSKLVIAVNHEYATHAAPLRHGDEVALIPPVSGGSGETSPSSPPTGETTEGVFVLITDAPLDPEALTERVRRDSAGAVVTFLGTTRDNSIGRKVLHLEYEAYRPMADNKLAEIIAEMRARWPLEVVAIAHRLGRLEISEISLVVAVSSPHRKDAFAACMYSVDRIKQTVPIWKKEFFVGGEVWIESPEDVAMRESQANKPKEESSRKS
- the tnpA gene encoding IS200/IS605 family transposase; the protein is MPQSLSRILVHLVFSTKDRAPLLRQPLRDELFVYLGGVLREHGCQPIKIGGVEDHVHVFFGLSRTMSLSEAVGLVKTSSSRWVKSKGAAYSDFAWQAGYGAFSVSQSSADAVASYVAAQEEHHRARDFRDEFRGLLVRHNVEFDERYLWE